Proteins encoded within one genomic window of Ignavibacteriota bacterium:
- a CDS encoding TonB-dependent receptor, translating to MNLRTTVLLILALGIAVSAFAGNTGKIAGLVKDAQTGETLVGVNIVIEGTSMGAATNIDGQYVILNVPPGKYTLVASGVGFNKRTITNVSVSIDLTTTIDVVMSSQVVDVGEEVVVTAERPLVQRDLTAKTAVVGGDQIAALPVTEVAQVLQLQAGFVAGSLRGGRKGEVAYWIDGVPVTDGYNGSQIVEVNKNLVQELQLVSGAFNAEYGQAMSGIVNIATKEGSPRFTGGAGAYIGQYVTTYAGDSLFPGLDAFKPTAIRNFEANLSGPVLGEDLTFFINGRYIYFDGWRKGYRRYTPSNISYTDDITRQFTMYRDASGRGDSAVVPMNWSERYYGQGKLTWRITPVVKLNANYIYDYNKGQAYDRNYFYNPDGKGVDINDSHTLIMQLSHTLSSSTFYTLGASWFQRGSRYRLYDLTYEPATDGSGDLIEALNPSGPHYVHPKLFLTDDPYSFYTGGTDMGRFRRSTSTKLLKVDISSQLDFSNLVKIGGEVRLNNVYYENITLQPVAEQSDINLATASPFIRTRILPLSSLYHDMYNHSPKELSAYIQDKMEFKDFILNIGIRFDYFDPDGYVLNDEHPDVNDPLHSTYTVDDPNIYSPIKPENRAKSLAERFTYWYRKAKAKWQFSPRIGGSFPITAEGIVHFSYGHFFQIPRFERLYENPDFKIGFGTGNQGVVGNADLEPEQTINAEIGMQQQLAPDLSVDVTAYLRDIRGLTGTRADEIIVFGGSAKYSKYVNSDFGFVKGIVLTLNKRFGGGFSATIDYTYQVAKGSASDPQEARNAVAGGSLPEVQLTPLGWDQRHTLNMTASYAAPHWGISAIGQYGSGTPYTPRRAADITTLLTNSQLKPGFFNIDLRAYYEVKVDPFNVVVFARAFNLLDIRNETDVFDDTGRAGFTTDEARVSLTNPRQRINSLDEWYRRPQNYSEPRRLEFGMNLEF from the coding sequence ATGAACCTCCGTACCACAGTACTCCTCATCCTCGCCCTCGGCATCGCCGTGTCCGCCTTCGCGGGCAACACGGGGAAGATCGCGGGACTGGTCAAGGACGCACAGACAGGGGAGACCCTTGTCGGTGTGAACATCGTCATCGAAGGGACGTCGATGGGTGCTGCTACCAACATCGACGGCCAGTACGTCATCCTCAACGTGCCGCCGGGCAAGTACACCCTGGTCGCGTCCGGCGTCGGCTTCAATAAGAGGACCATCACGAACGTGTCGGTCTCTATCGACCTCACCACGACCATTGATGTCGTGATGTCGTCGCAGGTCGTTGACGTCGGCGAAGAAGTGGTCGTCACGGCGGAGCGTCCGCTCGTGCAGCGCGACCTGACGGCAAAGACGGCGGTGGTGGGCGGCGACCAGATCGCTGCTCTCCCGGTGACGGAGGTCGCCCAGGTCCTCCAGCTCCAGGCGGGGTTCGTGGCCGGCAGCCTTCGCGGTGGCCGCAAAGGCGAGGTCGCATACTGGATCGACGGTGTGCCGGTGACCGATGGGTACAACGGCTCGCAGATCGTAGAAGTGAACAAGAACCTCGTGCAGGAACTCCAGCTGGTGTCCGGGGCGTTCAACGCCGAGTACGGACAGGCAATGTCCGGCATCGTCAACATTGCCACGAAAGAAGGAAGCCCCAGGTTCACCGGAGGGGCAGGTGCGTACATCGGACAGTACGTCACGACGTACGCCGGCGATTCGCTCTTCCCGGGGCTCGATGCTTTCAAGCCGACCGCCATCAGGAACTTCGAAGCGAACCTGAGCGGGCCGGTCCTCGGTGAGGACCTGACCTTCTTCATTAACGGCCGTTACATCTACTTTGACGGCTGGCGCAAAGGGTACCGGCGGTACACGCCGTCCAACATCTCGTACACGGACGACATCACCCGCCAGTTCACGATGTACCGTGATGCTTCCGGCAGGGGCGACAGCGCGGTGGTTCCCATGAACTGGAGTGAACGGTATTATGGCCAGGGCAAGCTCACCTGGCGCATCACCCCGGTGGTCAAACTCAATGCCAACTACATCTACGATTACAATAAGGGACAGGCCTACGACCGGAACTACTTCTACAATCCGGATGGCAAGGGTGTGGATATCAACGACAGCCACACCCTCATCATGCAGTTGTCGCACACGCTCAGTTCTTCCACGTTCTACACCCTTGGCGCGTCGTGGTTCCAGCGCGGATCCAGGTACCGCCTGTACGATCTGACGTACGAGCCGGCAACCGATGGATCGGGCGATCTCATCGAAGCGCTCAATCCCTCGGGTCCGCACTACGTCCATCCCAAGCTGTTCCTCACCGATGATCCGTACAGCTTCTACACGGGCGGCACGGACATGGGCCGTTTCCGCCGCTCGACGTCGACGAAGCTTCTCAAGGTGGATATCTCCTCGCAGCTGGATTTCTCGAACCTGGTGAAGATCGGGGGCGAGGTCCGGTTGAACAATGTGTACTACGAGAACATCACCCTGCAGCCGGTCGCAGAACAGTCGGACATCAACCTGGCGACCGCGAGCCCCTTCATCCGGACGCGCATCCTGCCCCTGTCCTCCCTCTATCATGATATGTACAATCACAGTCCGAAGGAGCTTTCGGCGTACATCCAGGACAAGATGGAGTTCAAGGACTTCATCCTGAACATCGGTATTCGTTTCGACTATTTCGATCCGGACGGGTATGTGCTGAACGACGAGCACCCCGATGTGAATGATCCGCTGCACTCCACGTATACGGTGGACGATCCGAACATCTACAGTCCGATCAAGCCCGAGAACCGGGCGAAGTCGCTGGCCGAGCGCTTCACGTACTGGTACCGCAAGGCGAAGGCGAAATGGCAGTTCAGCCCGCGCATCGGTGGTTCCTTCCCGATCACCGCGGAAGGCATCGTGCATTTCTCCTACGGGCACTTCTTCCAGATCCCGCGCTTCGAGCGGTTGTATGAGAACCCGGATTTCAAGATCGGATTCGGGACCGGCAACCAGGGCGTGGTGGGCAATGCGGACCTCGAGCCGGAGCAGACGATCAATGCTGAGATCGGCATGCAGCAGCAGCTCGCGCCCGACCTCTCGGTGGATGTGACGGCGTATCTCCGCGACATCCGCGGCCTGACGGGAACGCGGGCCGATGAGATCATCGTCTTTGGCGGGAGCGCCAAATACAGCAAGTATGTGAATAGTGACTTTGGTTTCGTGAAAGGTATCGTGCTGACGCTGAACAAGCGGTTCGGCGGCGGGTTCTCGGCGACCATCGACTATACCTATCAGGTGGCCAAGGGCAGTGCTTCGGATCCGCAGGAAGCACGCAATGCCGTGGCAGGCGGCTCGCTTCCCGAGGTCCAGTTGACCCCGCTCGGGTGGGACCAGCGTCATACGCTCAATATGACGGCGTCGTATGCCGCGCCCCATTGGGGTATCAGCGCGATCGGACAGTATGGCAGCGGCACGCCGTACACGCCGCGCCGTGCAGCGGACATCACGACACTCCTCACGAACAGCCAGTTGAAACCCGGGTTCTTTAACATCGACCTCCGTGCCTATTACGAGGTCAAAGTCGATCCGTTCAACGTCGTGGTCTTTGCGCGTGCGTTCAACCTGCTGGATATCCGGAACGAAACGGACGTGTTCGATGACACCGGCCGTGCAGGCTTCACCACGGATGAGGCACGTGTCAGTCTGACGAATCCGCGCCAGCGCATCAATTCACTCGACGAGTGGTACCGGCGTCCGCAGAACTACTCGGAGCCCCGTCGTCTCGAATTCGGCATGAATCTGGAGTTCTAG
- a CDS encoding LacI family DNA-binding transcriptional regulator, whose translation MGVTIYDLAREAGVGIGTVSRCLNNHPHVSPGTRARVLSIVKRLNYQPHAGAQRLASRRTNTISVIIPSFTNYFYVQTLQGVQDIAADIGMDLMLYGVSHTAQVEHYLRRSLHRGHVDGVLFFSMVLPESFVSRFQQMHLPMVLVDAFHPAFDSIRVQNNEGGYSATHHLLSLGHRDIAMINASLDTQPAKDRMTGYRRALDDAGIPFREDRVIISSAGKNDGFNRDAGRDSMRRLLTTTAGPGRPTAVFIASDVQAIGALEGARAEGVRIPEDLAVVSFDDIELAQYAELTTMRQPMYEIGRLAMEKLITRMKDPDAPPTLSSFVPDIIIRKSCGASVRSSASTPVPYHPAPVQKS comes from the coding sequence ATGGGTGTCACGATCTACGATCTTGCCCGAGAAGCCGGTGTTGGTATCGGGACCGTGTCGCGGTGTCTGAACAACCACCCGCACGTCTCTCCCGGAACCCGCGCACGGGTGCTCTCCATTGTCAAGCGGCTCAATTACCAGCCGCACGCCGGAGCCCAGCGCCTCGCCTCCCGCCGCACGAACACGATCTCGGTCATTATCCCATCCTTCACCAATTATTTCTACGTTCAAACCCTTCAGGGCGTGCAGGACATCGCGGCGGACATCGGCATGGACCTCATGTTGTACGGTGTGAGTCATACCGCCCAGGTGGAGCACTACCTCCGCCGCTCGTTGCACCGCGGACATGTGGACGGGGTGTTGTTCTTTAGTATGGTGCTGCCGGAGAGCTTCGTCTCACGGTTCCAGCAGATGCACCTGCCGATGGTGCTCGTGGACGCCTTTCACCCGGCCTTCGATTCGATCCGGGTCCAGAATAACGAAGGCGGGTACAGTGCCACGCATCATCTTCTCTCGCTCGGGCACCGGGACATTGCGATGATCAACGCAAGCCTCGACACCCAGCCGGCGAAAGACCGCATGACGGGGTACCGGCGTGCACTCGACGACGCGGGGATCCCGTTCCGCGAAGACCGGGTCATCATCTCCTCCGCCGGAAAGAATGATGGGTTCAACCGCGATGCCGGCCGCGATTCCATGCGACGGCTGCTCACCACGACGGCAGGCCCCGGCCGCCCGACCGCCGTGTTCATCGCCAGCGACGTGCAGGCCATCGGCGCGCTGGAGGGCGCACGTGCCGAGGGGGTGCGTATCCCCGAAGATCTCGCGGTTGTCTCCTTTGACGACATCGAGCTCGCCCAGTATGCGGAGTTGACGACGATGCGCCAGCCGATGTATGAGATCGGCAGGCTCGCGATGGAGAAGCTGATCACACGCATGAAGGACCCCGATGCTCCGCCAACGCTTTCTTCATTTGTTCCCGACATCATCATCAGAAAGTCCTGTGGTGCTTCGGTCCGTTCGTCCGCGAGCACCCCTGTCCCGTACCATCCTGCGCCGGTCCAGAAATCGTAA
- the ugpC gene encoding sn-glycerol-3-phosphate ABC transporter ATP-binding protein UgpC yields MAEVKLESVSKVYEGKVTAVREVTTTIRDQEFVVLVGPSGCGKSTVLRMIAGLEEISGGTISIDGRVVNDVAPKDRDIAMVFQNYALYPHMSVYENMAFGLKLRKYPKEEIEQRVREAAKILGIESYLDRKPKALSGGQRQRVALGRAIVRQPKVFLFDEPLSNLDANLRVQMRTEISRLHHRLKTTMIYVTHDQIEAMSMGDRIVVMRDGVVQQVDAPLAIYHRPVNKFVAGFIGSPTMNFIPGSLVRNGAVAFTQNSDWTHLTLPPELSSRIGQAQVGNVTLGIRPEHIYLHPPAGVGALAKVPATVEVVEPVGNEIFIYFSSGAASHLVARISSEQAPAVGKPCELLFDLSRIHLFDATTEQAL; encoded by the coding sequence ATGGCCGAAGTAAAACTGGAATCGGTATCCAAGGTCTATGAAGGCAAGGTCACCGCTGTCCGTGAAGTAACAACCACCATCCGCGACCAGGAGTTCGTTGTGCTTGTCGGACCCTCGGGCTGCGGCAAGTCCACGGTGCTCCGCATGATCGCCGGACTCGAAGAGATCTCCGGCGGAACGATCAGCATCGACGGCAGGGTGGTCAATGACGTGGCCCCGAAGGATAGAGATATTGCCATGGTGTTCCAGAACTATGCACTCTACCCGCATATGAGTGTGTATGAAAACATGGCCTTCGGACTCAAACTCCGGAAGTACCCGAAAGAGGAGATCGAGCAGCGCGTTCGCGAGGCGGCAAAGATCCTCGGGATCGAGTCGTACCTCGACCGGAAACCCAAGGCCCTCTCCGGCGGACAGCGCCAGCGCGTTGCCCTCGGACGCGCGATCGTCCGGCAACCCAAAGTGTTCCTCTTCGATGAGCCCCTGAGCAACCTCGACGCGAACCTCCGCGTCCAGATGCGCACCGAGATCTCCCGGCTGCACCACCGCCTCAAGACCACCATGATCTATGTCACCCACGACCAGATCGAAGCCATGTCCATGGGCGACCGCATCGTGGTCATGCGCGACGGCGTGGTCCAACAGGTCGATGCACCTCTCGCGATCTACCACCGGCCCGTGAACAAGTTCGTGGCCGGGTTCATCGGCAGCCCCACGATGAACTTCATCCCGGGTTCGCTCGTCCGCAACGGCGCGGTTGCCTTCACGCAGAACAGCGACTGGACGCACCTGACGCTTCCGCCCGAACTCTCTTCACGCATCGGCCAGGCACAGGTCGGGAACGTGACCCTCGGCATCCGGCCCGAGCACATCTATCTGCATCCACCCGCAGGCGTGGGCGCCCTGGCAAAGGTCCCGGCCACGGTCGAGGTCGTTGAACCCGTCGGGAACGAGATCTTCATCTACTTCTCGTCCGGCGCCGCTTCGCACCTCGTCGCCCGCATATCCTCGGAGCAGGCACCCGCAGTGGGCAAGCCGTGCGAACTGCTGTTCGATCTTTCGCGCATCCATCTGTTCGACGCCACGACCGAACAGGCCCTCTGA
- a CDS encoding DUF4968 domain-containing protein gives MRRLVLCSLLILMSLRLDAGWQSIGNAESYLVRGGNTVVLKASGATVEVSLLSDHVARVRCIPPSSTGTLPPDVSQAVIPARWPAPATEFADAPGALTLTTRALRVTITKKPVRITITDSTGTILTQDHPDKGMAWAAGATTGVRVWQMMPRDAHYYGLGEKSGTLDKRNSSATMWNSDIPAYGTTTDPLYQSIPFFMSLDGGKAHGVFFDNTYWSSFDMGKEARDQYAFGAEGGELNYYVIAGPAPRTVVERFTALVGRMPLPPRWSLGYQQCRWSYAPDTRVREIAKGFRSRSIPCDVIYLDIDYMEGYRVFTWSAKNFPAPGQLIRDLSADGFHVAVILDPGIKADSAYAAYTTGLQGKHFLTYPDGRVFYGDVWPGRCAFPDFSSEGGRRWWGDQMEDLIRTGVRGFWNDMNEPSVFNVPTKTVDLNVIHHDGGLRTPHAKNHNVYGLQMTRASYEGALRHNPAERPFVLTRASYAGGQRYSAGWTGDNVSSWEHLSLALTMCLNWGLSGQPFCGSDIGGFIGYPSGELFARWLQLGAFTPLMRSHSVINEKNKEPWEYGDAFTAINRESIQLRYRMLPYIYTVMAEASATGMPAMRPLVLEYPSDGRFLQESSSFLFGHDILVAPVLAADARSREVRFPQGTWYDFWTGAPVAGGRDTMVAAPLERIPLYVREGAIVPMQQVMQHTGEQPIDPLTLTVYPLQANGTASRTYYEDDGLSFDFQKGVLLRRTHAQQKIGPRLIVDIGAAEGSYLPPTRTLVVRVVHVDAPPTAVHINGTAAGQLTPVPVPGATGWTYDASAREITVRCTDARTAQRIEINHE, from the coding sequence ATGCGACGGCTTGTGCTGTGTTCCCTCCTCATCCTCATGTCCCTGCGGCTCGACGCGGGATGGCAGAGCATCGGCAACGCCGAGTCGTATCTGGTGCGGGGCGGCAACACCGTTGTCCTGAAAGCATCCGGCGCCACGGTCGAGGTCAGCCTCCTCAGCGACCACGTGGCCCGCGTCCGCTGCATCCCTCCTTCGTCAACGGGCACACTGCCCCCCGACGTATCGCAGGCAGTGATCCCCGCGCGGTGGCCGGCGCCGGCCACGGAATTCGCGGATGCACCGGGCGCGCTCACGCTCACCACGCGGGCACTCCGCGTAACGATCACCAAGAAGCCCGTCCGGATCACCATCACCGATTCCACCGGAACGATCCTGACGCAGGACCATCCGGACAAGGGTATGGCATGGGCCGCCGGCGCCACAACCGGCGTGCGCGTGTGGCAGATGATGCCCCGCGATGCCCATTATTACGGACTCGGCGAGAAATCAGGGACGCTCGACAAGCGCAATAGTTCGGCCACGATGTGGAATTCGGACATCCCCGCCTACGGCACCACGACCGATCCGTTGTATCAATCGATCCCGTTCTTCATGTCGCTCGATGGCGGCAAGGCCCACGGCGTGTTCTTCGACAATACCTACTGGTCGTCGTTCGACATGGGGAAGGAAGCCCGCGACCAGTATGCCTTCGGCGCCGAGGGTGGTGAGCTCAATTATTACGTCATTGCCGGCCCCGCCCCGCGCACGGTGGTCGAACGGTTCACGGCCCTCGTGGGACGCATGCCCCTCCCCCCACGATGGTCGCTGGGATACCAACAATGCCGCTGGAGCTACGCACCGGACACGCGCGTCCGTGAGATCGCGAAGGGATTCCGGTCACGTTCCATTCCGTGCGACGTGATCTATCTCGACATCGACTACATGGAAGGCTACCGGGTCTTCACCTGGAGCGCGAAGAATTTTCCGGCGCCGGGACAGTTGATCCGCGACCTCTCCGCGGACGGTTTCCACGTTGCCGTGATCCTCGATCCGGGGATCAAGGCTGATTCCGCGTATGCTGCCTACACGACCGGACTCCAGGGGAAGCACTTCCTCACCTATCCCGACGGACGGGTCTTCTACGGCGATGTCTGGCCGGGACGGTGTGCATTCCCGGACTTTTCCTCCGAAGGTGGCCGGCGGTGGTGGGGCGATCAGATGGAAGATCTGATCCGCACCGGCGTCCGCGGCTTCTGGAACGATATGAATGAGCCGTCGGTCTTCAACGTCCCCACGAAGACCGTCGACCTGAACGTGATCCACCATGACGGTGGCTTGCGGACCCCGCACGCGAAGAACCATAACGTCTACGGTCTGCAGATGACACGTGCCTCGTACGAAGGCGCGCTCCGCCACAACCCCGCGGAACGGCCCTTCGTACTCACCCGTGCTTCGTATGCGGGCGGGCAACGCTACAGTGCAGGGTGGACGGGAGATAACGTGTCATCGTGGGAACATCTCTCCCTCGCCCTCACGATGTGCCTCAACTGGGGGCTCTCCGGCCAGCCATTCTGCGGAAGCGATATCGGCGGATTCATCGGGTACCCGTCCGGCGAACTGTTCGCGCGGTGGTTGCAGCTCGGAGCATTCACACCGCTGATGCGGTCACATTCCGTGATCAATGAGAAGAACAAAGAGCCGTGGGAGTATGGCGATGCATTCACGGCGATCAACCGTGAGAGCATCCAGCTGCGCTATCGCATGCTCCCCTACATTTATACAGTGATGGCGGAAGCGAGTGCGACCGGCATGCCGGCCATGCGGCCGCTCGTTCTGGAATATCCTTCCGACGGACGCTTCCTCCAGGAATCTTCCAGCTTTCTTTTTGGCCATGACATCCTTGTGGCGCCCGTGCTCGCCGCCGATGCCCGCTCGCGGGAGGTCCGCTTTCCGCAGGGAACATGGTACGACTTCTGGACAGGGGCGCCGGTTGCGGGAGGCCGGGACACCATGGTGGCGGCGCCTCTCGAACGCATTCCGCTCTACGTCCGCGAGGGGGCCATTGTCCCGATGCAACAGGTGATGCAGCATACGGGCGAGCAGCCCATCGATCCGCTGACGCTCACCGTGTACCCGTTGCAGGCCAACGGCACGGCATCGCGGACGTACTATGAAGACGACGGGCTCTCCTTCGATTTCCAGAAGGGCGTGCTTCTGCGCAGGACCCATGCACAGCAGAAGATCGGGCCCCGGCTCATCGTCGATATCGGTGCGGCGGAGGGATCGTATCTCCCGCCAACCCGCACGCTGGTGGTGCGCGTGGTGCATGTGGACGCTCCACCGACGGCGGTGCACATCAATGGCACGGCTGCCGGACAGCTTACCCCGGTGCCGGTCCCGGGTGCAACCGGCTGGACGTATGACGCTTCAGCCCGCGAGATCACGGTGCGGTGCACGGACGCGCGGACAGCGCAACGAATCGAGATCAACCATGAATAA
- a CDS encoding DUF4139 domain-containing protein — MRTAVRSITVVAAFILAVLPGAAQPLRTTTAGDRTSVDLTIYNQNLSLIREERTLTLVRGLSRAVLPQIPTTIDGTSLHFLSLTDAAAVRVLEQNYQYDLVHQSRLLERYLGKEIEFVRVNPETNKEYTVTGRLLSTGYSGQSMMSGMVAEINGKIEVNPAGRLVLPSLPEGLIIRPQLEWLVSNTREGAHRAEISYLAGGLSWSSDYVALLNAEDTRVDITGWVTLTNNSGTSFLNAGLKLVAGDVNVVQEEFAGRVRAQKTMMAEVADAAPQFQQTELFEYKLYTLQRKTDIRDNETKQVELIAAKNVPSRKMFIYDGLGDQWRYWYNNYSYRSQGSFGQSSNPKVGVYMTIKNEEKGGLGIPLPKGKVRVYKRDADGKEQFIGEDRIDHTPKDEEIRLYLGNAFDIVGERSQKDFKTIASGHVVEETFEIKIRNHKNEPVEVQVYEHPWRWSQWEVVSASNEWEKVDQSTLRFPVKLGKDGEKVVRYTVRYTW; from the coding sequence ATGCGCACTGCCGTCCGCAGTATCACTGTCGTCGCGGCCTTCATCCTTGCTGTACTCCCGGGGGCCGCCCAGCCCCTGCGGACCACCACGGCCGGGGACCGGACCTCCGTCGATCTCACGATCTACAACCAGAACCTCTCCCTTATCCGTGAAGAGCGCACCCTGACCCTCGTACGTGGCCTGAGCCGGGCGGTGCTGCCGCAGATCCCCACCACGATCGATGGGACCTCACTGCACTTCCTCAGCCTGACGGATGCCGCAGCGGTACGGGTGCTGGAGCAGAACTACCAGTATGACCTGGTGCACCAGTCGAGACTGCTCGAACGCTACCTCGGAAAGGAGATCGAGTTCGTCCGCGTGAACCCCGAGACCAACAAGGAGTATACTGTCACCGGACGGCTACTGTCCACCGGCTACAGCGGACAGTCCATGATGAGCGGAATGGTCGCGGAGATCAACGGAAAGATCGAGGTCAATCCTGCCGGCCGGCTCGTCCTGCCCAGTCTGCCCGAAGGCCTCATCATTCGCCCGCAATTGGAATGGCTGGTATCCAACACGCGCGAAGGCGCACACCGTGCCGAGATCAGCTACCTGGCAGGCGGCCTGAGCTGGTCCAGCGACTATGTGGCCCTGCTGAACGCGGAGGATACCAGGGTGGACATCACCGGCTGGGTGACGTTGACCAACAATTCCGGCACATCCTTTCTGAATGCCGGGCTGAAGCTGGTTGCGGGCGACGTGAACGTTGTGCAGGAGGAGTTCGCGGGGAGAGTGCGGGCGCAGAAGACGATGATGGCCGAAGTTGCCGACGCCGCGCCTCAGTTCCAGCAGACCGAGTTGTTCGAGTACAAGCTCTACACATTGCAGCGGAAGACCGACATCCGCGACAATGAGACGAAGCAGGTGGAACTCATCGCGGCGAAGAATGTCCCCTCCCGCAAAATGTTCATTTACGACGGGCTGGGCGACCAGTGGCGGTACTGGTACAACAACTATTCGTACCGGTCGCAGGGAAGCTTCGGACAGTCTTCGAATCCGAAGGTCGGCGTGTACATGACCATCAAGAATGAGGAGAAGGGCGGACTCGGCATCCCTCTGCCGAAAGGGAAGGTGCGGGTGTACAAGCGCGATGCGGATGGCAAGGAGCAGTTCATCGGCGAGGACCGGATCGATCACACGCCGAAGGACGAGGAGATCCGGTTGTACCTTGGCAACGCGTTCGACATCGTCGGTGAGCGCTCACAGAAGGACTTCAAGACGATCGCCAGCGGCCATGTCGTGGAGGAGACCTTCGAGATCAAGATCCGCAACCATAAGAATGAGCCGGTCGAGGTCCAGGTCTACGAACACCCGTGGCGCTGGAGCCAATGGGAAGTGGTGAGTGCCAGCAACGAATGGGAAAAGGTCGACCAGTCCACACTCCGCTTTCCGGTGAAGCTCGGAAAAGATGGAGAGAAGGTGGTGCGGTACACGGTGCGCTACACCTGGTAA